Proteins encoded by one window of Cyclobacteriaceae bacterium:
- a CDS encoding nucleoside-diphosphate sugar epimerase/dehydratase, with amino-acid sequence MFSRLIHNLKILPRWVIVCIDLSILAFSALLAYLLRFNFSIGDITASDFKTGILVYTASGALAIFITGSYRGIIRYTGIQDGVRIFYMLLLSVALVVFANLVLHYNTSRNLIPYSVIFIALLSSFLFLFNYRLLVKYFFAYYRNALTKRSNILIYGAGQSGMITKQVIEASSTMRVVGFLEDDTNKAGKALSGAPIYFNRSRSNIEDLLISLNVDELIITVKDLPFDRKSEIVDCCLKHQVKIRTIPPIERWVKGELSLNQIKDVNIEDLLGREAIQLSNEHVSRELAGKVICVTGAAGSIGKEIVLQVINYRPIKVVLIDQNESALYDLELELKRFSNSVAIFPYLADITNHERIESVFKEHKPQIVFHAAAYKHVPMMEGNPSEAVLCNILGTKHLADMAVKHAVDKFVMISTDKAVNPTNVMGCSKRISEIYVQSLNNQLEKQGVRHTLFVTTRFGNVLGSNGSVIPLFKKQIQEGGPVTVTHPEITRYFMTIAEACQLVLEAGAMGKGGEIFLFDMGQSIKILDLAKKMVQLSGLEPGRDIEIVFTGLREGEKLFEELLGDKENTIPTHHPKIMKARVLEYEYADINNYIELFWDLLNDRNELKMVALMKELVPEFKSNYSRYEVLDRKK; translated from the coding sequence TTGTTTTCACGTCTTATTCATAATCTTAAAATCCTGCCCCGGTGGGTCATTGTTTGTATTGACCTGTCTATTCTGGCGTTTTCAGCGCTCCTTGCATACCTGCTTCGCTTCAACTTTTCCATAGGGGATATTACGGCAAGTGATTTCAAAACAGGTATCCTCGTGTATACCGCGAGCGGAGCACTAGCTATTTTTATTACTGGGAGTTACAGGGGCATCATTCGGTATACCGGTATTCAGGATGGTGTTCGGATATTTTATATGTTGTTGCTGAGCGTTGCCCTGGTTGTTTTTGCAAATCTGGTATTGCATTACAACACTTCGAGAAATCTTATCCCGTATTCTGTAATATTCATTGCCCTACTATCCTCATTTCTTTTTCTTTTCAATTACCGACTGTTGGTTAAATATTTCTTTGCGTACTACCGTAATGCATTAACCAAGCGTAGTAACATCCTCATCTATGGTGCTGGTCAGTCAGGAATGATTACGAAGCAAGTTATTGAGGCGTCTTCAACCATGCGCGTAGTTGGATTTTTGGAAGATGATACCAATAAAGCAGGGAAGGCCTTATCGGGTGCACCTATCTACTTTAATCGTTCACGATCCAATATTGAAGATCTACTGATTTCATTGAATGTAGATGAATTGATTATTACGGTTAAGGATTTACCCTTTGATAGAAAGTCTGAAATTGTTGATTGTTGTTTGAAGCATCAGGTTAAGATCAGAACCATTCCGCCCATTGAACGGTGGGTAAAGGGAGAACTCAGCCTGAATCAAATTAAAGACGTAAACATCGAGGATCTGCTCGGTCGGGAGGCGATACAATTATCAAACGAACATGTAAGCCGCGAGTTGGCCGGAAAGGTAATCTGCGTTACCGGTGCTGCCGGATCAATTGGTAAGGAGATTGTGCTACAGGTGATCAATTACAGACCCATTAAAGTGGTTCTTATTGATCAGAATGAATCAGCCCTTTATGATCTTGAACTTGAACTAAAACGCTTTTCAAATTCCGTTGCGATCTTTCCTTACCTGGCTGATATAACGAATCACGAGCGCATTGAATCTGTTTTCAAGGAGCACAAACCACAGATTGTATTTCATGCCGCAGCCTATAAGCACGTACCCATGATGGAGGGGAATCCCTCCGAGGCTGTACTTTGCAATATTCTGGGAACCAAACACCTGGCGGATATGGCTGTAAAGCACGCGGTTGACAAGTTTGTGATGATCTCAACGGATAAGGCCGTAAACCCAACCAATGTAATGGGGTGTTCAAAGCGTATCTCGGAGATTTACGTTCAGTCACTCAACAATCAGTTGGAGAAACAAGGCGTACGTCATACGCTATTTGTGACCACTCGTTTTGGTAATGTTTTAGGTTCGAATGGATCCGTAATTCCATTATTTAAGAAGCAAATACAGGAAGGGGGACCGGTTACCGTTACTCATCCCGAAATTACGCGTTACTTCATGACCATTGCAGAAGCTTGTCAGCTTGTGCTAGAGGCTGGGGCAATGGGTAAAGGCGGGGAAATATTCCTGTTCGATATGGGGCAATCCATTAAGATTCTTGACCTCGCTAAAAAGATGGTACAACTTTCGGGCTTGGAGCCGGGTAGGGATATTGAAATTGTATTTACTGGTTTGCGGGAAGGGGAGAAGCTCTTCGAAGAATTACTTGGTGATAAAGAAAACACCATTCCAACCCACCACCCAAAAATCATGAAGGCAAGGGTGCTGGAGTACGAATACGCTGACATCAATAACTATATCGAGTTATTCTGGGATTTGCTCAACGACCGAAATGAATTGAAAATGGTTGCGCTGATGAAAGAACTGGTGCCCGAATTCAAGAGCAATTACTCACGTTACGAAGTGCTCGATAGAAAGAAATAA
- a CDS encoding T9SS type A sorting domain-containing protein: MSTRLFNSGSRIIYNGSAPQFMGSAHPNDVAGVTTEIDNASGVTLAADVTLGGNLILTNGNLSVSNRTLTLNGGFTPNSNFLNVLSTSSISIGGTGAFGTLRTTGSTTINNFTLNRPASGSVTLGTDLTIAGTLTQTVGDIILNGRTLTISGPYSRTDGSFAIDASSNFIVNGSGSLPAGIQFITPQALNSLTLDRASATLATSSSFTVTNLNLRSGTFNNTGTITIATGGVITRTEGSLISNTPTAQTSYDLVYDISTNISSGAEVPNLTTELRHVTKLGGATLTLTEPFTINGDLTLSNGIFDAGSNAIDLKGNLLANSTSILTSSPFTFSGTTNISGGALIQFGEVTITGTVTPTVNIRIDGDLVNDGTLNAGTGSQTVTFGGNTTISGASAHNFNNVTITGTLVAPSVMSVAGNFALSGGTFTNSTGTVVFAGTTTITGSPQFHNITVNTGSTLNGPSNLTLAGNFIVNGTFNPGTGRVTFNGTINQDVNRTAGTAGIVNLFNITVNKSSGSLNFRGAIANTIFRIQNEFTLAQAGSSTPDVDFDGPGGTGNVVLASTATRTAKVTSVPAGAQIVGNLTAERFVQNDDGLRAWRYLASPLEGATVADWQGEIQITGQFSNPSTGGSITNPNAPSMYRWTETNGGDANNRYEVWPNNISLPASSFALTNGRGYATYIRNVGNPVLTTRGTLRFGDVGIGLTITGSEPDAAGFNLVGNPYPAPVDWDLVSLPGGVSTIISMLDNVGNGGLGNGQYVYYTQGGPQVGTFNGIIGSGQAFWVETSTSTTLTFSESHKASDINPVVIRERQLANILRIGVEGNGWKDETVVYFRDEASDEYDMSFDARKRENEYINLFTYQQREAGMEKFAINALKDINCSREISLGMEKFSQGTYSFYFTELESFDKTYIFTLIDNFTGISTSLEEGAYTFQVTENPLSNGNERFKIMISEVGINAALSVQGDEECDVVSASINIEQTEPEVFYQAYFDGVALGEAVSGNGSSISLSLTGGTFEPGVYEIPVKAFNSCSELFLDQKASLVIIDVLEAEITSEGNTLYSNYTSGNQWYLDGTPIEGATGQAYEASASGLYKLVVTTTEGCTTEADRQFVITSNETGIDQEIRVYPNPVQSIVKVEVRSAGPVEVKLMTTLGVELTSKALTGSGFEKYAEFDLSNQSNGMYILHVQKGGRVHQVKIIKTNE, encoded by the coding sequence ATGTCAACTCGACTTTTTAATTCGGGTAGTCGGATAATCTACAATGGGTCAGCGCCTCAGTTTATGGGAAGCGCCCATCCAAATGATGTTGCTGGTGTTACAACTGAAATTGACAATGCGTCAGGGGTTACGTTGGCAGCAGACGTGACACTTGGAGGTAATCTAATATTGACGAATGGTAATCTCTCTGTCTCAAATAGAACCCTTACATTAAATGGTGGATTTACCCCGAACTCAAATTTCTTGAATGTTTTAAGTACTTCCAGTATTTCCATTGGTGGTACGGGTGCTTTTGGAACTTTGCGAACCACTGGCAGCACTACTATAAATAATTTTACGTTAAACCGGCCGGCAAGTGGTTCGGTGACGCTTGGTACAGATTTGACCATAGCCGGAACACTCACCCAAACTGTGGGTGATATTATTCTGAATGGTAGAACGCTTACCATAAGTGGCCCGTACTCAAGAACAGATGGAAGCTTCGCTATTGATGCAAGTTCTAATTTCATTGTGAATGGTTCAGGATCATTACCGGCCGGAATTCAATTCATTACACCACAAGCATTGAACAGTTTAACATTGGATAGGGCATCCGCAACCCTGGCAACAAGTTCGAGCTTTACAGTGACTAACCTTAATTTGCGTTCCGGTACGTTCAATAATACTGGCACCATTACCATCGCCACGGGAGGCGTAATAACCAGAACTGAAGGTAGTTTGATCAGCAACACGCCAACTGCGCAAACTTCGTATGACCTGGTTTATGACATTTCAACAAATATTTCATCCGGAGCCGAAGTACCGAATTTAACAACGGAGCTCCGTCATGTTACCAAACTGGGTGGGGCAACCCTTACACTTACTGAGCCTTTTACAATCAATGGCGATCTTACATTATCCAATGGTATTTTCGATGCGGGATCAAATGCCATAGATTTAAAAGGAAATCTGCTTGCAAATTCCACATCGATACTTACCAGCAGTCCGTTTACGTTTAGCGGAACAACCAATATCAGTGGTGGTGCCCTGATTCAATTTGGTGAAGTAACCATAACCGGTACGGTAACACCAACAGTAAATATAAGAATTGACGGAGACCTTGTTAATGATGGAACATTAAACGCAGGTACTGGTTCTCAGACGGTAACCTTTGGTGGGAATACAACCATTTCAGGAGCAAGCGCGCATAACTTTAATAATGTTACCATTACGGGAACGTTGGTGGCACCCTCTGTCATGAGTGTGGCCGGCAATTTTGCCTTGAGTGGGGGAACGTTTACGAATTCAACCGGTACGGTGGTGTTTGCGGGAACAACAACGATCACAGGCTCGCCACAGTTTCATAATATAACTGTTAATACAGGGTCAACGTTAAATGGTCCATCCAATTTGACATTGGCGGGGAACTTTATTGTAAATGGAACATTTAATCCAGGTACGGGAAGAGTTACGTTTAACGGAACAATAAATCAGGATGTGAACCGAACAGCCGGTACTGCCGGTATAGTTAATCTTTTTAATATAACTGTAAATAAGTCTAGTGGCTCATTGAATTTTAGAGGTGCAATAGCAAATACTATTTTCAGAATTCAAAATGAATTTACCTTGGCTCAGGCAGGTTCTTCTACACCTGATGTTGATTTTGATGGACCTGGTGGAACAGGAAATGTCGTGTTGGCTTCGACCGCTACGCGGACGGCTAAAGTAACTTCTGTACCTGCAGGTGCTCAAATCGTTGGAAATTTGACTGCCGAGCGTTTTGTGCAAAATGATGATGGACTGAGGGCATGGCGTTACCTGGCATCTCCATTGGAAGGTGCTACAGTGGCGGACTGGCAAGGTGAAATTCAGATTACTGGTCAATTTTCAAATCCGTCAACCGGAGGATCAATTACAAATCCAAATGCTCCATCGATGTATAGATGGACAGAAACAAATGGTGGAGATGCCAATAACCGGTATGAAGTATGGCCAAACAACATTTCTCTTCCGGCAAGCTCTTTTGCTTTAACAAACGGTAGGGGCTATGCAACTTATATTCGCAATGTTGGTAACCCGGTATTAACAACACGCGGTACGCTAAGATTTGGAGATGTTGGAATTGGTCTGACGATAACCGGTTCAGAACCCGATGCGGCAGGGTTTAACCTGGTAGGTAATCCGTATCCAGCTCCAGTTGACTGGGATTTGGTTTCGCTACCTGGAGGTGTCAGCACAATTATATCCATGCTGGATAATGTAGGTAATGGCGGATTGGGTAATGGTCAGTATGTCTATTATACACAGGGTGGCCCTCAGGTTGGTACGTTTAACGGTATTATAGGCAGTGGGCAAGCCTTTTGGGTAGAGACCTCGACCAGCACTACGCTAACATTCAGTGAGTCGCATAAAGCTTCTGATATTAACCCGGTGGTTATTCGGGAGAGACAACTTGCTAACATACTTCGGATAGGTGTTGAGGGAAATGGGTGGAAAGATGAGACTGTTGTTTATTTCCGCGATGAAGCCTCCGATGAGTATGATATGAGTTTTGATGCCCGCAAGCGCGAAAATGAGTATATCAACCTATTCACCTACCAGCAAAGAGAAGCCGGCATGGAGAAGTTTGCGATAAATGCATTAAAGGATATCAATTGCTCACGTGAGATTTCACTTGGTATGGAGAAGTTTAGTCAGGGAACTTATAGTTTCTACTTCACCGAATTGGAGAGTTTTGACAAGACTTACATCTTCACATTGATTGATAATTTTACAGGTATTTCAACTTCATTGGAAGAGGGTGCTTACACGTTCCAGGTTACCGAGAATCCTTTATCCAATGGAAATGAACGTTTTAAAATAATGATCAGTGAGGTCGGCATTAACGCAGCATTGTCTGTTCAGGGTGATGAAGAATGTGATGTTGTTTCAGCATCCATAAATATAGAACAGACCGAGCCGGAAGTATTTTATCAGGCTTATTTTGATGGTGTGGCACTTGGTGAAGCCGTTTCGGGGAATGGATCATCCATTTCTTTGAGCCTCACAGGTGGAACATTTGAACCAGGTGTATATGAAATTCCTGTCAAGGCTTTCAATTCTTGCAGCGAATTATTCCTGGATCAAAAAGCCAGTCTGGTAATAATAGATGTGCTTGAGGCAGAGATAACCAGTGAAGGGAATACTCTTTATTCTAATTACACATCGGGTAACCAATGGTACTTGGATGGAACACCAATTGAAGGTGCAACGGGACAGGCATATGAGGCTTCAGCTTCAGGCTTATATAAATTGGTTGTAACAACAACTGAAGGATGTACAACGGAGGCGGATCGCCAATTTGTGATAACCTCCAATGAAACCGGAATAGATCAGGAAATTCGCGTCTATCCAAATCCGGTACAATCAATTGTTAAAGTGGAGGTTCGGTCAGCTGGACCGGTTGAAGTGAAGTTAATGACCACCCTCGGAGTCGAATTGACTTCGAAAGCATTAACAGGTTCAGGATTTGAGAAGTATGCTGAGTTCGATCTATCCAATCAATCCAATGGAATGTATATATTGCACGTTCAGAAAGGTGGACGCGTACATCAGGTAAAAATTATTAAGACCAACGAATGA
- a CDS encoding DegT/DnrJ/EryC1/StrS family aminotransferase encodes MRYTIPLSYNPIEVDHLADTLKRYQGVHHNQLIADFEDAMCRITGSPYAVALNSGTAAIHLALKVLGITKGDYVLAPTFTYVATINPILYQGANPVLIDSENTTWNMDPDLVEEAIGKLKAEGKKPKAMVVVHTYGMPSQMDRLLEIARREGILVLEDAAESLGSSYYNQMVGTLGDVGVYSFNNNKVVTTYGGGILVTKNPEWASKVRFWANQSREDLPYYDHHETGYNYAMGPLNAAAGLSQLPDLQDKVNTRRGHAHAYRSVLEKTGVTFQTEMPGMQANRWFSTCLFQDEATHNRVSSVLEANGIETRPLWRPMHQQPVFSQFESINRGVAEDYFRRGICLPSGNALTPADRDKVIGLVKETL; translated from the coding sequence ATGCGCTACACCATCCCGCTCTCGTATAATCCCATTGAGGTTGATCACCTGGCTGATACGTTAAAACGCTATCAGGGGGTACACCATAATCAGTTGATTGCTGATTTTGAAGATGCCATGTGCCGGATTACCGGTTCACCCTATGCGGTAGCGCTTAACTCGGGTACTGCAGCCATTCATTTGGCGCTTAAGGTATTGGGGATAACCAAAGGCGACTATGTATTGGCACCAACCTTTACCTATGTGGCTACCATCAATCCCATTCTTTATCAAGGTGCTAACCCGGTGCTGATCGATTCTGAAAATACTACGTGGAACATGGATCCCGACCTGGTGGAAGAAGCCATCGGAAAGCTAAAGGCTGAAGGAAAAAAGCCAAAGGCGATGGTGGTGGTGCATACCTACGGCATGCCCAGCCAGATGGATCGGTTATTGGAGATTGCCAGAAGGGAAGGGATTTTGGTGCTGGAAGACGCGGCTGAGTCATTGGGGTCATCCTACTACAACCAGATGGTGGGTACATTGGGGGATGTTGGCGTTTATTCCTTCAACAACAACAAGGTTGTGACCACTTACGGAGGCGGCATTTTGGTAACTAAAAATCCCGAATGGGCTTCAAAAGTGAGGTTTTGGGCCAATCAGTCGCGGGAGGATTTACCTTATTACGACCACCACGAAACCGGGTACAATTACGCCATGGGGCCGCTAAACGCAGCGGCAGGATTAAGTCAACTGCCTGATTTACAGGATAAAGTTAATACCAGGAGGGGGCATGCCCATGCTTATCGGTCGGTATTGGAGAAAACGGGAGTGACCTTTCAAACCGAGATGCCGGGCATGCAGGCCAATCGGTGGTTTTCCACCTGTTTATTTCAAGATGAGGCAACCCACAATCGGGTAAGCTCCGTACTGGAAGCTAACGGCATAGAAACCAGGCCGTTATGGCGCCCGATGCACCAACAGCCTGTTTTCTCACAATTTGAAAGTATTAACCGGGGCGTTGCCGAGGATTATTTCAGGCGTGGCATTTGCTTGCCCAGCGGCAATGCGCTTACACCAGCCGATAGGGATAAAGTGATCGGTTTGGTGAAGGAAACATTGTAG
- a CDS encoding exosortase F system-associated protein, which produces MKPYILIGSALLVLVLVFVFQRFNYAVALTSFLPEGLQITQPNTVFIVNKTIRLVLNDVACMVLIYAWFKERKYLTLSFYLFLVEVCLLLPIYFIVKLSLEGDSEISSPLLSQIHRLIVNPLLMFLLMAGFIYQRVRMKNA; this is translated from the coding sequence ATGAAGCCATACATCCTGATCGGTTCAGCTTTGTTGGTGTTGGTACTGGTGTTTGTCTTTCAACGATTCAACTATGCCGTAGCGCTTACATCTTTTTTACCGGAAGGGCTTCAGATCACTCAACCCAATACTGTTTTCATTGTAAACAAAACCATACGACTTGTGCTGAATGACGTAGCCTGCATGGTATTGATTTATGCCTGGTTTAAAGAACGCAAGTACCTCACCCTTTCATTTTATCTTTTTTTGGTGGAAGTGTGCCTGCTGCTTCCCATCTACTTTATCGTAAAACTCTCCCTGGAAGGCGATTCAGAAATTTCTTCCCCACTGCTTTCGCAGATTCATCGCCTCATTGTAAACCCCCTGCTCATGTTTTTGCTGATGGCGGGTTTTATCTATCAGCGTGTGCGCATGAAAAATGCGTAA
- the xrtF gene encoding exosortase family protein XrtF has product MIKEFKPALRFLGIFVGLYLVLNLLYGWWIERYDQADPATVAVTNQSSALLNVLGEDTYTKPKLNTRTISIYKGSRIVVNVFEGCNGINVAIVFISFMAAFGGDRKKVMWFIPLGLVLIHLANLLRVSGLFLVAEYFEQYFYYVHKYAFTASIYVMVFLLWWIWIEKINGISVRKAISANKS; this is encoded by the coding sequence ATGATTAAGGAATTTAAACCGGCTTTGCGTTTCCTCGGAATTTTTGTCGGGCTTTACCTCGTATTAAACCTCCTATATGGCTGGTGGATTGAACGATATGATCAGGCCGATCCGGCAACCGTTGCGGTTACCAATCAATCGTCCGCATTGTTAAATGTATTGGGTGAAGACACCTACACCAAACCCAAATTAAATACGCGCACGATTTCCATTTACAAAGGATCACGCATCGTAGTGAATGTATTTGAAGGCTGCAACGGCATCAACGTGGCGATTGTTTTTATTTCGTTCATGGCGGCCTTTGGTGGCGATCGAAAAAAAGTCATGTGGTTTATTCCGCTTGGGTTGGTGTTGATTCACCTGGCCAACCTGCTTCGCGTAAGCGGACTCTTTTTGGTAGCCGAATATTTCGAGCAGTATTTTTATTACGTGCACAAGTACGCCTTCACCGCCTCCATTTATGTAATGGTGTTCTTGCTTTGGTGGATCTGGATTGAAAAGATCAACGGCATCTCCGTTCGCAAAGCCATTTCAGCCAATAAATCATGA
- a CDS encoding acetyltransferase, whose protein sequence is MSELKDIAIVGAGGFGKETLVMINQINAINPQWLVTGFYDDGIAEGSIVAGLPVLGNLDALKAVDEELAVVVAVGDPKVKRSVVERIQHKQLYFPTLIHPVATIGENIKAGAGCIITAGCRLTIGIVLGDFVLLNLNTTVGHDVQIGSYSSVMPGVHLSGYVQIGEEVLIGTGTSVLQHVTIGNRSVVGAGAVVNRDVESKRTVAGVPARPIKRND, encoded by the coding sequence GTGAGTGAATTAAAAGACATAGCTATTGTTGGCGCAGGCGGCTTCGGAAAGGAAACGCTGGTGATGATTAATCAGATCAACGCCATCAATCCGCAATGGCTTGTTACCGGATTCTACGATGATGGAATTGCGGAAGGCAGCATAGTAGCTGGTCTTCCGGTGTTGGGTAACCTGGATGCGTTGAAGGCTGTTGACGAAGAATTAGCTGTAGTGGTGGCAGTAGGCGATCCGAAAGTAAAGCGAAGTGTGGTTGAACGGATTCAACATAAGCAGCTCTATTTTCCAACGTTAATTCATCCTGTAGCCACCATTGGCGAAAACATCAAGGCGGGTGCGGGTTGCATCATCACAGCCGGATGTCGGCTTACCATTGGTATTGTACTGGGCGACTTCGTATTACTAAATCTGAATACAACGGTTGGACACGATGTTCAGATTGGCTCATATAGTTCCGTCATGCCGGGCGTGCACCTTTCAGGCTATGTGCAGATAGGTGAGGAGGTGCTTATTGGGACAGGAACCTCCGTGTTGCAACACGTTACCATTGGTAATCGATCTGTTGTTGGGGCGGGAGCCGTTGTAAACAGAGATGTAGAAAGTAAAAGAACCGTTGCCGGTGTTCCGGCACGACCCATCAAGCGAAATGATTAA
- a CDS encoding sugar transferase, which yields MDRVGSVFLFLLMSWVFVLIFFLYIFSFEFPCLYKSVRIGKSGRHFTMMKFRTLKTNEQLPLKQRQFWLGKFLRATNLDELPQLWNVLKGEMSLVGPRPLPIAYEPLLSHEQKKRHLVLPGITGLAQVNGKNTVSWEKKFEFDLQYVREISMGLDLKILLKTVALVLQMNKDVSLDEKRFSG from the coding sequence ATGGATCGGGTGGGGAGCGTGTTTTTGTTCTTGTTGATGAGCTGGGTATTCGTATTGATTTTCTTTCTATACATTTTCTCATTTGAATTTCCCTGCTTATACAAATCGGTGAGGATTGGCAAATCAGGTAGACATTTTACCATGATGAAGTTTCGTACATTAAAGACCAACGAACAACTTCCATTAAAACAGCGACAGTTCTGGTTAGGAAAATTTCTTCGCGCCACGAACCTGGATGAATTGCCCCAACTGTGGAACGTGTTGAAAGGAGAGATGTCGTTGGTGGGACCACGTCCCTTACCAATAGCATACGAACCCCTGCTTTCGCATGAGCAAAAAAAGCGGCATTTGGTTTTACCCGGTATCACCGGACTGGCGCAGGTGAATGGGAAAAACACGGTGTCGTGGGAAAAGAAGTTTGAGTTTGATTTACAGTATGTTCGTGAGATTTCCATGGGGCTTGATCTTAAGATTTTGTTGAAAACAGTAGCTTTGGTCTTACAGATGAACAAGGATGTTTCACTGGATGAAAAACGATTCTCAGGGTGA
- a CDS encoding sugar transferase, which produces MLKRLFDFVASSVGLLILFPFFILIAVLIKFDSAGPVFYLQERVGKNGALFKLFKFRTMRVGSDKAAAITIGARDSRITGIGFWLRKFKLDELPQLINVWKGEMSLVGPRPELKKFVDLYTPTQLQVISVKPGLTDYASIQFRNENALLEGREDPIDYYIREIMPVKLELNLKYINGQSFWLDIKIIFQTIFSIFRN; this is translated from the coding sequence ATGCTAAAGCGTTTATTCGATTTTGTGGCCTCATCAGTTGGACTGCTTATACTTTTTCCTTTTTTTATACTGATTGCTGTACTGATTAAGTTTGATTCTGCAGGGCCTGTGTTTTACTTACAAGAGCGTGTTGGAAAGAATGGCGCACTTTTTAAGCTTTTCAAGTTCCGAACCATGCGTGTCGGATCCGACAAAGCTGCGGCCATTACCATTGGTGCCCGTGATTCACGGATAACAGGTATAGGATTCTGGTTGCGTAAATTTAAACTGGATGAGTTACCGCAATTAATTAATGTGTGGAAAGGCGAGATGAGTTTGGTAGGTCCCCGCCCGGAACTAAAAAAGTTTGTTGATTTGTACACACCCACTCAACTGCAAGTGATTTCTGTGAAACCGGGTCTAACGGATTATGCTTCAATCCAATTCAGAAATGAGAATGCGTTATTGGAAGGAAGGGAGGACCCAATCGATTATTACATCCGGGAAATTATGCCCGTTAAACTTGAACTGAATTTGAAGTACATCAATGGTCAATCGTTTTGGCTGGATATCAAAATTATTTTTCAAACCATCTTCTCCATTTTCCGGAATTGA
- a CDS encoding GxxExxY protein has translation MTENELATVVIGHAIEVHRTLGPGLLESAYRECLYFDLIQSGLYVEKEKPMPIVYKDVKLDHGYRIDLLVENKLVLELKTVEFFTDVHTAQVLTYLRLGNYKLGLLINFHTGLLKEGIKRIIN, from the coding sequence ATGACGGAGAACGAACTGGCCACTGTAGTAATCGGTCATGCCATTGAAGTTCATCGAACGCTCGGTCCGGGGTTGTTGGAGTCAGCCTATCGGGAGTGTTTATATTTTGATCTGATCCAAAGTGGTTTGTATGTAGAAAAAGAAAAACCAATGCCAATAGTATACAAGGATGTAAAACTTGACCATGGCTATCGGATTGATTTATTGGTCGAAAATAAGTTAGTACTTGAACTTAAAACCGTTGAGTTTTTCACAGACGTTCATACAGCTCAGGTTTTGACCTACTTGCGTTTGGGAAATTATAAGTTGGGTCTGCTGATTAATTTTCATACCGGGTTGCTGAAGGAGGGAATAAAGAGAATAATTAATTAA